Proteins from a genomic interval of Plasmodium reichenowi strain SY57 chromosome 13, whole genome shotgun sequence:
- a CDS encoding hypothetical protein (conserved Plasmodium protein, unknown function) — protein sequence MEESILIKNFDKLDNVCNSLIDILKNLKELLFHLDPLNKYEQDNDDSSLFLDMNDSKNYIIILSDIIHKNVNKIMMILYEFIKTIPPSYTCYSSFSYKDYVILQEMKEIKKYNDENNQIKNDIIYDRNNVTTSMESHNADNNQSNIHHQHTNDNIYNNNDVFERYSENSNDHHINNNYNNNMSHVINPQNINEYFYYSFLIDIEYSNLLHMKKYEEQIKEYLSCII from the coding sequence ATGGAGGAATccattttaattaaaaattttgataAGCTTGATAATGTGTGTAATAGTTTAAtagatattttaaaaaactTAAAAGAATTGTTGTTTCACCTGGACcctttaaataaatatgaacaagATAATGATGATTCCTCCTTATTTTTAGATATGAACGATagtaaaaattatataataatattatcagatataattcataaaaatgttaataaaattatgatgatattatatgaatttattaaaactATACCACCATCATATACATGCTACAGCtctttttcttataaagattatgttatattacaagaaatgaaagaaattaaaaaatataatgatgaaaacAATCAAATTAAAAACGATATTATATACGATAGAAATAATGTCACCACTTCTATGGAATCACACAATGCAGATAATAACCAATCGAATATACACCACCAACATacaaatgataatatatataataataatgatgttTTTGAAAGATATTCAGAGAATAGTAATGatcatcatataaataataattataacaataatatgTCTCATGTAATTAATCctcaaaatataaatgaatatttttattattcattcCTAATAGATATAGAATATTCCAATTTACtacatatgaaaaaatatgaagaacaaattaaagaatatttaagttgcataatataa